From Verrucomicrobiia bacterium, a single genomic window includes:
- a CDS encoding ROK family protein encodes MKAGAVIGLDLGGTSVKAVSLTPAGDLLGQDYESYGAERPGAFLEAVRGVLRRMESALGERAGAVGISTPGVIDRDCRKVAYMPGRLEGLVGLDWGEALGREAVPVLNDAQAALLGETWRGAALGAANAILLTLGTGVGGAVMVDGRLLRGQSGKAGHLGHVSLDPWGTPDVTGTPGSLEDAIGNHNIQARTGGRFATTHDLVRAHEAGDAMATGIWLRSVGALAAAIISFTNVLDPEVVIVGGGIATCGDTLFGPLREAVARGEWRVGGDPVRVVPAALGDLAGACGAARWALEAGTPNLERASGKFGPV; translated from the coding sequence ATGAAGGCGGGTGCGGTCATCGGGTTGGATCTTGGCGGGACCAGCGTCAAGGCGGTGTCACTGACCCCGGCGGGCGACCTTCTCGGGCAGGATTACGAATCGTATGGGGCGGAGCGGCCGGGAGCGTTCCTGGAGGCGGTACGGGGGGTTCTGAGACGGATGGAGTCGGCGTTGGGGGAACGGGCGGGGGCGGTTGGGATTTCGACGCCCGGGGTGATTGACCGGGACTGCCGGAAGGTCGCTTACATGCCCGGACGACTGGAGGGCTTGGTTGGGCTGGACTGGGGGGAGGCGCTTGGGCGGGAAGCGGTTCCAGTGTTGAACGATGCGCAGGCGGCATTGCTGGGGGAGACGTGGCGGGGGGCGGCGCTGGGAGCGGCCAACGCGATCCTGCTGACCTTGGGGACCGGGGTGGGGGGGGCGGTGATGGTGGATGGGCGCCTGCTTCGGGGACAGAGCGGGAAGGCGGGGCACTTGGGGCATGTGAGTCTGGATCCGTGGGGAACGCCGGACGTCACCGGGACGCCGGGGAGTCTCGAGGACGCGATTGGCAACCACAACATCCAGGCCCGGACGGGAGGGCGATTTGCGACCACACACGATCTGGTGCGGGCGCATGAGGCCGGGGACGCGATGGCCACGGGCATATGGCTCAGGTCGGTCGGGGCGCTGGCGGCGGCCATTATTTCGTTCACGAACGTGCTGGATCCCGAGGTGGTGATCGTGGGCGGAGGGATTGCGACGTGTGGTGACACGCTGTTCGGACCGTTGCGGGAGGCGGTGGCGCGTGGGGAATGGCGGGTGGGTGGCGATCCCGTGCGCGTGGTGCCGGCCGCCTTGGGAGACTTGGCGGGGGCTTGCGGCGCGGCGCGATGGGCGTTGGAGGCAGGCACTCCAAATCTTGAGCGAGCCTCAGGGAAGTTCGGTCCCGTATGA